The following coding sequences are from one Streptomyces dengpaensis window:
- the treY gene encoding malto-oligosyltrehalose synthase produces the protein MTPERPDPVMADSVPGPVAPAAPTATYRLQLQPEFPFGAAEAAVPYLASLGVSHLHLSPVLEAVPGSTHGYDVVDHARVRAELGGEEGLRSLARTAREHGLGLVADIVPNHMAMAPRHNRPLWEVLREGPESPYARWFDIDWDAQGGQVLLPVLGDRLGSEIDRLKADGDVLRYHDHVFPLREGTEKLPLPHLLDAQWYRPVWWRLARTELNYRRFFSISELIGVRVEDPEVFAATHAKILELLDDGVVEGLRIDHPDGLADPDAYLRRLHEATGGRWTVVEKILADGEPLPAAWPVAGTTGYDALRHVDGLLTDPAGAGELLGQYRRFAAPQADRGGHWESTVRRAAYKVVTHELATEVDRLTRVVSGLCDAASPDPALRDHAPWALGTALRELLVRLQVYRPYPSTDASLVVTEEAADEARAVFTVPEEAHAVDVVRDLVLGRAGDGPGHAEFRARFAQTASALRAKSVEDTAFYRYVPLLSANEVGGEPGSPAVSPEEFHAYCARVQRDWPVTGTVLSTHDTKRSADVRAALSVLTQCPGRWADVLAEVTRDGTGVPDPQVAWTAWQTVFGLGPASGERVRGALLKHVREAGLHTAWTERDPAYEDAVAAFVAEGPCGASGRRVAGFRASLAPHVRANVLGAALVHLTMPGVPDVYQGTEGEYLALVDPDNREAFAPLEQPSEKAALTAAALRLRRRRPAVFGDSATYAPLTAQGPGAAHCVAFVRSGEVITAVTRMSLRLADAGGWRDTLLALPEGRWADALCPGREFTGHARVAELFERLPVVLLERVSAGAPAGSGESG, from the coding sequence ATGACACCTGAGCGTCCCGACCCGGTGATGGCGGACTCGGTTCCCGGCCCGGTGGCTCCCGCCGCGCCCACCGCCACGTACCGGCTGCAGCTGCAGCCGGAGTTCCCCTTCGGGGCCGCCGAGGCGGCCGTGCCATATCTGGCCTCGCTCGGCGTCTCGCATCTGCACCTCTCGCCCGTCCTGGAGGCCGTACCCGGCTCGACGCACGGCTACGACGTGGTGGACCACGCGCGCGTGCGGGCCGAACTGGGCGGCGAGGAGGGGCTGCGCTCCCTGGCGCGCACCGCGCGGGAGCACGGCCTGGGCCTCGTCGCGGACATCGTGCCGAACCACATGGCCATGGCCCCGCGCCACAACCGTCCCCTGTGGGAGGTACTGCGCGAGGGCCCCGAATCGCCGTACGCGCGCTGGTTCGACATCGACTGGGACGCCCAGGGCGGACAGGTGCTGCTGCCGGTGCTCGGGGACCGGCTCGGCTCGGAGATCGACCGCCTGAAGGCCGACGGCGACGTACTGCGCTACCACGACCATGTGTTCCCGCTGCGCGAAGGCACCGAGAAGCTGCCGCTGCCGCACCTCCTCGACGCGCAGTGGTACCGCCCCGTGTGGTGGCGGCTCGCCCGCACGGAGCTCAACTACCGTCGCTTCTTCAGCATCTCCGAGCTCATCGGGGTGCGCGTCGAGGACCCGGAGGTGTTCGCGGCGACACACGCGAAGATCCTGGAACTGCTCGACGACGGCGTGGTCGAGGGGCTGCGCATCGACCACCCGGACGGCCTCGCCGACCCTGACGCGTATCTGCGCCGCCTGCACGAGGCGACCGGCGGCCGCTGGACGGTGGTCGAGAAGATCCTCGCGGACGGTGAGCCGCTCCCGGCCGCGTGGCCCGTCGCGGGCACCACCGGCTACGACGCGCTGCGGCATGTGGACGGGCTCCTCACGGACCCGGCGGGCGCGGGCGAACTCCTGGGCCAGTACCGGCGGTTCGCGGCTCCTCAGGCCGACCGGGGCGGCCACTGGGAGTCGACGGTGCGCCGGGCGGCGTACAAGGTGGTCACGCACGAGCTGGCCACGGAGGTCGATCGCCTCACGCGCGTGGTGAGCGGTCTGTGTGATGCCGCGTCCCCGGACCCCGCGTTGCGCGACCACGCCCCCTGGGCTCTGGGCACCGCGCTGCGCGAACTCCTCGTCCGCCTCCAGGTGTACCGGCCGTACCCCTCCACCGACGCCTCCCTGGTGGTGACCGAGGAGGCCGCCGACGAGGCCCGGGCGGTGTTCACGGTGCCCGAGGAGGCGCATGCCGTCGACGTCGTACGGGACTTGGTGCTCGGGCGGGCCGGTGACGGGCCCGGACACGCGGAGTTCCGGGCCCGGTTCGCGCAGACGGCGTCCGCCCTGCGGGCCAAGTCCGTGGAGGACACGGCGTTCTACCGCTACGTGCCCCTCCTGTCGGCCAACGAGGTGGGCGGCGAACCGGGCAGTCCGGCCGTGTCCCCGGAGGAGTTCCACGCCTACTGCGCGCGCGTGCAGCGCGACTGGCCCGTCACCGGCACCGTCCTGTCGACGCACGACACGAAACGCAGTGCCGACGTGCGCGCGGCCCTCTCGGTGCTCACCCAGTGTCCCGGGCGCTGGGCCGACGTCCTGGCGGAGGTGACCCGCGACGGCACGGGCGTGCCCGACCCGCAGGTGGCGTGGACCGCGTGGCAGACGGTGTTCGGGCTCGGCCCCGCCTCCGGAGAGCGCGTACGGGGCGCCCTGTTGAAGCACGTCAGAGAGGCCGGACTGCACACCGCCTGGACCGAGCGGGATCCCGCGTACGAGGACGCGGTCGCGGCGTTCGTCGCCGAAGGCCCGTGCGGGGCGTCTGGGCGGCGCGTGGCCGGCTTCCGGGCCTCCCTGGCCCCGCATGTGCGGGCGAACGTCCTGGGGGCCGCTCTGGTCCATCTGACGATGCCCGGGGTGCCGGACGTCTACCAGGGCACCGAGGGCGAGTACCTCGCGCTGGTGGACCCGGACAACCGGGAGGCGTTCGCACCGCTGGAGCAGCCCTCGGAAAAGGCGGCGCTCACCGCGGCCGCACTACGGCTGCGCAGGCGGCGCCCGGCCGTCTTCGGCGACTCGGCGACGTACGCGCCGCTGACGGCTCAGGGCCCCGGCGCCGCGCACTGTGTGGCGTTCGTACGCTCCGGAGAGGTGATCACGGCCGTCACGCGGATGTCGCTGCGGCTGGCCGACGCCGGAGGGTGGCGGGACACGCTGCTCGCGCTCCCTGAGGGGCGGTGGGCCGATGCGCTCTGCCCGGGGCGGGAGTTCACGGGGCACGCGCGCGTGGCGGAGCTTTTCGAGCGGTTGCCCGTGGTGCTGCTGGAACGGGTCAGCGCGGGCGCGCCGGCAGGGTCCGGGGAGAGCGGCTGA
- a CDS encoding M14 family zinc carboxypeptidase encodes MSLLPELRYPSVTEIVSSARALAAHRPGLCRLRQVGVSRAGRPLHLLSVGHARRAVLVVAGAHANEPTGGSTVLVLAERTLRDRELRRETSWHFLLCADPDGASLHVTPAPRTLLDYHLGFFRPAGPEQPEWSPSVLPPDRLPPETRALIRVIDELRPYLQVTLHGTDLGGSWVQLTKDVPGLAEPFAKSAAELHIPVETAASDAAGWPASGPGVHVMPAPGSDAAYPSMPDDARHSTWYHAHRYGGLTAVVEVPMWAGDLVDDPAPHPAPAAAMGRLARRLLHDTLQVESVLVEALPRLPGPDGPLLRAAKWALELVPGLADDWGRTPPPDTTMAYVGSLDAFGRRLPLRAAAMLLRVLQEADDREAPRLEHLVAAWSDAFAERFGARWVPLEHQVEHQARTVVAAARHARATAA; translated from the coding sequence GTGAGTCTCCTGCCGGAGTTGCGCTACCCCAGTGTGACCGAAATCGTCTCGTCCGCCAGGGCGTTGGCGGCTCACCGGCCCGGCCTGTGCCGCCTCAGACAAGTGGGCGTCTCACGCGCGGGCAGACCCCTCCACCTGCTGTCCGTCGGCCACGCGCGGCGTGCCGTCCTCGTCGTGGCGGGCGCCCACGCGAACGAACCGACGGGCGGTTCGACCGTGCTGGTCCTGGCCGAACGCACACTGCGCGACCGGGAGTTGCGGAGGGAGACCTCCTGGCATTTTCTGCTCTGCGCGGACCCGGACGGGGCGAGCCTGCATGTGACGCCCGCACCGCGCACCCTGCTCGACTACCACCTCGGTTTCTTCCGTCCGGCCGGGCCCGAGCAGCCGGAGTGGTCGCCCTCCGTCCTGCCGCCCGACCGGCTGCCGCCGGAAACCCGCGCGCTGATCCGGGTCATCGACGAGCTGCGGCCCTACCTCCAGGTGACGTTGCACGGGACCGATCTGGGTGGCAGCTGGGTGCAGTTGACCAAAGACGTTCCGGGGCTCGCCGAGCCGTTCGCCAAGTCCGCGGCGGAGCTGCACATTCCGGTGGAGACGGCGGCGTCGGACGCCGCGGGCTGGCCCGCCTCCGGGCCCGGGGTGCATGTGATGCCGGCGCCCGGTTCGGACGCGGCGTACCCGAGCATGCCCGACGACGCGCGGCACAGCACCTGGTACCACGCCCACCGGTACGGCGGTCTGACCGCCGTCGTCGAGGTGCCGATGTGGGCCGGTGATCTGGTGGACGATCCGGCGCCGCATCCCGCTCCGGCGGCGGCGATGGGGCGTCTGGCGCGCCGGCTGCTGCACGACACGCTCCAGGTGGAGTCGGTGCTCGTGGAGGCCCTGCCGCGGCTGCCAGGCCCCGACGGGCCCCTCCTGCGGGCCGCGAAGTGGGCGCTGGAGCTGGTGCCGGGCCTCGCCGACGACTGGGGGCGGACGCCGCCCCCGGACACGACGATGGCGTACGTGGGCAGTCTCGACGCGTTCGGCCGCCGGCTGCCGCTGCGGGCCGCCGCGATGCTGCTGCGCGTCCTCCAGGAGGCCGACGACCGCGAGGCACCGCGCCTCGAACACCTCGTCGCCGCCTGGAGCGACGCCTTCGCCGAACGGTTCGGCGCCCGCTGGGTACCACTGGAGCACCAGGTCGAGCATCAGGCCCGCACGGTGGTGGCGGCGGCCCGCCACGCACGCGCCACCGCCGCCTGA
- a CDS encoding subtilase-type protease inhibitor, whose translation MTKTMQAVRAGVLASAALLAMGAAPAQAAPQESGPGDWLLLTVTGGEALSSGTPGTLLLCDPPQGHPQAAQACDELRAAGGDISRIPPRPDALCPLIYAPVTASARGVWEGRRVDYTHTFPNSCVVRAETGAVFALSE comes from the coding sequence ATGACGAAAACCATGCAAGCCGTACGTGCCGGTGTGCTCGCCTCGGCCGCCCTTCTCGCGATGGGCGCGGCCCCGGCCCAGGCGGCACCCCAGGAGTCCGGCCCCGGCGACTGGCTCCTCCTCACCGTCACCGGCGGCGAAGCGCTCTCCAGTGGCACCCCCGGCACCCTGCTGCTCTGCGACCCGCCCCAGGGGCATCCGCAGGCGGCACAGGCCTGCGACGAACTCCGCGCCGCCGGGGGTGACATCTCCCGGATCCCGCCCAGGCCCGACGCCCTGTGCCCGCTGATCTACGCCCCCGTGACCGCCTCGGCGCGGGGCGTATGGGAGGGCCGCCGGGTCGACTACACGCATACGTTCCCGAACTCCTGTGTGGTCAGGGCCGAGACGGGAGCGGTGTTCGCGCTGTCGGAATGA
- a CDS encoding M14 family zinc carboxypeptidase — protein sequence MRRCALPPLLRFPTVDELGARAAVLVARRPRDARLRRVGTSRAGSPLWLLSVGRGSRQVLVVAGPHANEPVGGATALRLAERALADSRLTERADATWNLLLCLDPDGARRNEGWLSGPYVLGHYFRHFFRPGFLEQPEWLPEGADAAALPETRALIGLQDELRPFLQCSLHGVDVGGAFVELTRDLPGLAQRVAHTAARLGIPRELGPYDALYWPMLGPAVYRIPPPRIGDLAAAITEAAVESTWFHPHPYGTVTAVVEAPMWGVAAVEDAGRPVDADAALRSVSHTLRHDTRLLEGILARVRPGLAASPDVACLLAPVDDCLLVGPGLADSWDPDVYGADARALPPLDTARLTALRLAGRRVALRTAGLLHQLVTASRHDPGGVLPELDRLIDEWCADYRDGCGARWIPVARQVEYQARVVIAAFELAGRHARVRSRSGESGWGPGAAVPMHLE from the coding sequence ATGCGGAGGTGTGCCCTGCCGCCACTCCTCCGCTTCCCGACTGTGGACGAGCTGGGCGCCCGTGCGGCCGTGCTCGTCGCCCGCCGTCCGCGGGACGCCCGGCTGCGCCGCGTCGGCACGTCGCGGGCGGGTTCGCCGCTGTGGCTCCTGTCCGTCGGACGCGGCAGCCGCCAGGTCCTTGTCGTCGCCGGACCGCACGCCAACGAACCGGTCGGTGGCGCCACCGCCCTGCGGCTGGCCGAACGGGCGCTCGCCGACTCCCGGTTGACCGAAAGGGCGGACGCCACCTGGAATCTGCTGCTGTGCCTCGACCCCGACGGCGCGCGCCGCAACGAGGGCTGGCTGTCGGGCCCGTACGTCCTCGGCCACTACTTCCGGCACTTCTTCCGGCCGGGCTTCCTGGAACAGCCCGAATGGCTGCCCGAGGGCGCGGACGCGGCCGCCCTGCCCGAGACCCGCGCCCTCATCGGCCTCCAGGACGAACTGCGGCCCTTCCTGCAGTGCTCCCTGCACGGCGTCGACGTCGGCGGCGCCTTCGTCGAGCTGACCCGCGACCTGCCCGGGCTCGCCCAGCGTGTCGCGCACACCGCCGCGCGCCTCGGCATCCCGCGCGAGCTCGGCCCGTACGACGCCCTGTACTGGCCGATGCTCGGTCCCGCCGTCTACCGCATCCCCCCGCCGCGCATCGGGGACCTCGCCGCCGCCATCACGGAGGCCGCGGTCGAGTCCACCTGGTTCCACCCGCACCCGTACGGCACGGTGACCGCGGTCGTCGAGGCGCCCATGTGGGGCGTGGCGGCCGTGGAGGACGCCGGGCGGCCCGTCGACGCCGACGCGGCGCTGCGCTCCGTCAGCCACACGCTGCGCCACGACACACGGCTCCTGGAGGGCATCCTCGCGCGCGTGCGGCCCGGCCTCGCCGCCTCGCCGGACGTGGCCTGCCTCCTCGCGCCCGTCGACGACTGTCTCCTGGTCGGCCCTGGGCTCGCCGACTCCTGGGATCCGGATGTGTACGGCGCCGACGCGCGCGCCCTGCCGCCGCTCGACACCGCCCGCCTGACGGCCCTGCGCCTCGCCGGACGCCGGGTCGCACTGCGCACGGCCGGGCTGCTGCACCAGCTCGTCACCGCCTCCAGGCACGACCCGGGCGGTGTGCTGCCAGAGCTCGACCGGCTCATCGACGAGTGGTGCGCCGACTACCGCGACGGCTGCGGTGCGCGCTGGATCCCGGTCGCCCGCCAGGTCGAATACCAGGCACGCGTGGTGATCGCCGCGTTCGAACTCGCCGGGCGCCACGCGCGCGTGCGCTCCCGATCGGGTGAGTCGGGCTGGGGTCCGGGGGCCGCGGTGCCGATGCATCTGGAATGA
- a CDS encoding DUF1707 and FHA domain-containing protein, which yields MTSSFEFHTYPARLSDAERDRALKALRDGVALGRLSHDTFIRRMELALAARRSDELAVLTADLPTEGRWSKAVFGAVEAVSGFTVRLRRAWQAERLPKLQLPHPGSPYPLRIGRDPASGLRLNHETVSRVHAELSRQGGVWVLRDLGSTNGTTVNGRRVIGAIVVQDGDQIGFGRMLFRLASD from the coding sequence GTGACGTCGTCTTTCGAGTTCCACACGTACCCCGCGCGGCTGTCCGACGCGGAGCGCGACCGGGCGCTGAAGGCACTCCGTGACGGCGTCGCCCTCGGCCGCCTCTCGCACGACACGTTCATCCGCCGCATGGAGCTGGCGCTCGCCGCCCGCAGGTCCGACGAACTCGCCGTGCTCACCGCCGACCTGCCCACGGAGGGCCGCTGGTCGAAGGCGGTGTTCGGCGCCGTGGAGGCCGTCTCCGGCTTCACCGTACGGCTGCGCAGGGCCTGGCAGGCCGAGCGGCTGCCGAAGCTGCAGCTGCCCCACCCGGGCAGTCCGTACCCGCTGCGCATCGGCCGCGACCCCGCCAGCGGACTGCGGCTCAACCATGAGACCGTGTCCCGGGTGCACGCCGAACTGAGCCGGCAGGGCGGGGTGTGGGTGCTGCGCGACCTCGGCTCGACCAACGGCACGACCGTCAACGGACGACGCGTCATCGGTGCCATCGTCGTCCAGGACGGCGACCAGATCGGTTTCGGACGGATGCTGTTCCGCCTGGCGTCGGACTGA
- the treZ gene encoding malto-oligosyltrehalose trehalohydrolase, whose protein sequence is MRFEVWAPQADRVTLHCAGATRALERDAERVGWWTGDADAQDGTRYGFAVDDGPVLPDPRSRRQPDGPDGLSAVVDQERYAWLTEWAGRPLPGAVLYELHVGTYTPEGTLDAAAERLDHLAELGITHVELMPLCPFPGRHGWGYEGVSPWAVHEPYGGPEALKRFVDRAHELGLGVVLDVVHNHLGPSGNHLPAFGPYFTDTHQTPWGSALNLDAPGSDEVRAYLVGSALAWLRDYRLDGLRLDAVHALRDTRAVHFLEELSAAVDALADDLGRPLFLIAESDLNDPRLVTPREEGGLGLHAQWNDDFHHALHTALTGEAHGYYADFARAPFAALAKTLTSGYFHDGTYSSFRGRHHGRPLDRTRVSAHRLLGYAQTHDQIGNRAQGDRLSASLSPGLVACAAALTLTGPLTPMLFMGEEWAAGTPWQFFTDHTDPELAEAVRRGRRREFAAHGWAEEDVPDPQDPATRDRSCLDWSEPEEALHARVLAWYRDLIALRRRQPDLSDPDLAAVRVAYDAEARWLALRRGDIRVAVNLAKDTAAIPLGIRHARVLAAWEPVEAPDADGVLSVPGESCVVLTQG, encoded by the coding sequence GTGCGGTTCGAGGTGTGGGCACCGCAGGCCGACCGGGTGACACTCCATTGCGCGGGCGCCACGCGCGCGTTGGAGCGCGATGCGGAGCGAGTCGGGTGGTGGACGGGCGACGCGGACGCGCAGGACGGCACGCGGTACGGGTTCGCGGTGGACGACGGCCCCGTCCTGCCCGATCCCCGCTCGCGGCGGCAGCCGGACGGCCCCGACGGGCTGAGCGCGGTGGTCGACCAGGAGCGGTATGCCTGGCTCACCGAGTGGGCGGGGCGTCCGCTGCCGGGCGCGGTCCTGTACGAGCTGCACGTGGGCACGTACACGCCCGAGGGCACGCTGGACGCGGCCGCCGAGCGCCTTGACCATCTTGCGGAACTGGGCATCACCCACGTCGAGTTGATGCCGCTGTGTCCGTTCCCGGGGCGGCACGGCTGGGGGTACGAAGGGGTCTCGCCGTGGGCCGTGCACGAGCCGTACGGCGGCCCCGAGGCGCTGAAGCGCTTTGTCGACCGGGCGCACGAACTCGGCCTGGGCGTCGTCCTCGACGTCGTGCACAACCACCTCGGGCCGTCCGGCAACCACCTGCCCGCCTTCGGGCCGTACTTCACGGACACCCACCAGACGCCCTGGGGCTCCGCCCTGAACCTGGACGCACCCGGTTCGGACGAGGTGCGCGCGTATCTCGTCGGCAGCGCGCTGGCGTGGCTGCGCGACTACCGGCTCGACGGGCTGCGTCTGGACGCGGTGCACGCGCTGCGGGACACGCGCGCGGTGCACTTCCTGGAGGAACTGTCGGCGGCCGTGGACGCGCTCGCCGACGACCTCGGCCGGCCGCTCTTCCTGATCGCCGAATCGGATCTGAACGACCCACGGCTCGTCACACCCCGCGAGGAGGGCGGTCTCGGGCTGCACGCCCAGTGGAACGACGACTTCCACCACGCGCTGCACACCGCTCTGACCGGTGAGGCGCACGGCTACTACGCGGACTTCGCGCGCGCCCCCTTCGCGGCACTCGCGAAGACGCTGACGTCCGGGTACTTCCACGACGGCACGTACTCCAGCTTCCGCGGGCGGCACCATGGCCGCCCGCTCGACCGTACGCGCGTGTCGGCACACCGGCTGCTGGGCTACGCCCAGACCCACGACCAGATCGGCAACCGCGCCCAGGGCGACCGGCTCTCGGCCTCCCTCTCCCCCGGGCTGGTGGCCTGCGCCGCCGCGCTGACGCTCACCGGGCCCCTGACGCCGATGCTCTTCATGGGCGAGGAGTGGGCCGCGGGCACGCCCTGGCAGTTCTTCACCGACCACACCGATCCCGAACTCGCGGAGGCCGTACGGCGGGGCAGGCGCCGGGAGTTCGCGGCACACGGCTGGGCCGAGGAGGACGTCCCGGATCCGCAGGACCCGGCGACCCGGGACCGCTCCTGCCTCGACTGGTCGGAACCCGAAGAGGCACTCCACGCGCGCGTGCTGGCCTGGTACCGCGACCTGATCGCCCTGCGCCGCCGCCAGCCCGACCTCTCGGACCCCGATCTCGCGGCGGTCAGGGTCGCCTACGACGCGGAGGCCCGCTGGCTGGCCCTCCGGCGCGGTGACATCCGGGTGGCCGTGAACCTCGCCAAGGACACCGCGGCGATCCCCCTCGGCATCCGCCACGCGCGCGTGCTGGCCGCCTGGGAGCCGGTCGAAGCGCCGGACGCGGACGGGGTGTTGAGCGTGCCGGGCGAGTCGTGCGTGGTGCTGACGCAGGGGTGA
- a CDS encoding aminoglycoside phosphotransferase family protein, producing the protein MTQAPTPTTDTVRRLVRSLLAEGAAAGAGPDVRPVTEGAGHSTWWVGTRHVLGLAPDRDASVRQRRELRLRDLVRPHIAVPVPVSVAHGEWASGLSYTLDTRLPGVSGEEQDVSAVGEADLAGLLTGLRKVPVRQAEALGVPRAAPRSLEALRTAAGHAAGELAAYEFDPARLAQLAAPVAVQLAAQPGPAVLVHHDLKGEHLVVRADGRVRGVLDWTDTVIGDPAEDIGGLAIAVGAPAAVRAATLAGYGARACLRGLWLSRCDTVIRLADRLRGRDDSPLPLLETQLRRAWEAILLERVTDWRDEADEAL; encoded by the coding sequence ATGACCCAGGCACCGACACCGACCACGGACACCGTCCGCCGACTGGTGCGCTCGCTGCTCGCCGAGGGCGCCGCGGCGGGCGCGGGCCCGGACGTACGGCCCGTCACCGAGGGCGCCGGGCACTCCACGTGGTGGGTCGGCACCCGCCATGTGCTGGGGCTCGCCCCGGACCGCGACGCCTCCGTACGCCAGCGTCGCGAACTGCGGCTGCGCGACCTGGTCCGTCCGCACATCGCCGTCCCGGTCCCGGTGAGTGTCGCGCACGGCGAATGGGCGAGCGGCCTGAGCTACACCCTCGACACCAGACTGCCCGGTGTCTCCGGCGAGGAGCAGGACGTCTCCGCCGTCGGCGAGGCAGACCTGGCCGGGCTGCTCACGGGACTGCGCAAGGTGCCCGTACGCCAGGCCGAGGCGCTCGGCGTCCCCCGCGCCGCGCCGCGCTCCCTGGAAGCGCTGCGGACGGCGGCCGGGCACGCCGCCGGGGAACTCGCCGCCTACGAGTTCGACCCCGCGCGCCTCGCCCAGCTCGCCGCACCCGTCGCCGTCCAACTCGCCGCGCAGCCCGGCCCCGCGGTACTCGTGCACCACGACCTCAAGGGCGAACACCTCGTGGTCAGAGCCGACGGCCGGGTGCGCGGCGTCCTCGACTGGACCGACACGGTGATCGGCGACCCCGCCGAGGACATCGGCGGGCTCGCCATCGCCGTCGGCGCCCCCGCGGCCGTACGCGCCGCCACGCTCGCCGGGTACGGCGCCCGCGCCTGCCTGCGCGGCCTGTGGCTCTCCCGCTGCGACACCGTGATCCGCCTCGCCGACCGCCTCCGGGGCCGCGACGACAGCCCGCTCCCACTGCTGGAGACCCAACTGCGCCGCGCCTGGGAGGCGATCCTCCTGGAACGGGTCACGGACTGGCGGGATGAGGCGGACGAGGCGCTGTAG
- a CDS encoding aminopeptidase P family protein, with product MTGTPAAFTAGDYEARMRRAAEAAADAGLDGVLVAPGPDLVWMTGYRPVETERLTLLVLRAGHDPVLVVPALEAPDAAKAAGAPALTLRDWTDGMDPIETAASLLGHEGGLGSRSGGGPGGRVEGRFGVSDNAWALHLLGLQQRLPDARYVALTEALPMLRAVKDAAELERLAAAGAAADATFEEIRKVPFAGRKETDVAADIADLLRQFGHSQVDFTIVASGPNAANPHHEAEDRVIERGDMVVLDFGGLKEGYGSDTSRTVHVGEPDDEERKVHDIVRAAQEAGFRAVRPGATCQDVDRAARAVITDAGYGEYFIHRTGHGIGVTTHEPPYMIEGEEQPLVPGMCFSVEPGVYLPGRFGVRIEDIVTVTEDGGRRLNTTSREMVIVD from the coding sequence ATGACCGGCACGCCCGCGGCTTTCACCGCTGGTGACTACGAGGCCCGTATGCGGCGCGCGGCCGAGGCCGCCGCGGACGCCGGCCTCGATGGCGTCCTGGTGGCGCCCGGGCCCGATCTGGTGTGGATGACGGGATACCGGCCGGTGGAGACCGAGCGGCTCACTCTGCTGGTGCTGCGGGCCGGGCACGACCCGGTCCTGGTCGTGCCCGCCCTGGAGGCGCCCGACGCGGCCAAGGCGGCCGGTGCGCCCGCGCTGACCCTGCGCGACTGGACCGACGGCATGGACCCGATCGAGACGGCGGCGTCCCTCCTCGGCCACGAAGGCGGCCTGGGAAGCCGTTCCGGAGGCGGCCCCGGAGGCCGCGTCGAAGGCCGCTTCGGAGTCAGCGACAACGCCTGGGCCCTGCACCTGCTCGGCCTCCAGCAGCGGCTGCCGGACGCGCGATACGTCGCCCTCACCGAGGCTCTGCCGATGCTACGGGCCGTCAAGGACGCGGCGGAACTGGAACGGTTGGCGGCCGCGGGAGCGGCCGCAGACGCAACGTTCGAGGAGATCCGGAAGGTTCCCTTCGCCGGCCGCAAGGAGACCGACGTGGCCGCCGACATCGCCGATCTGCTGCGACAGTTCGGGCACTCCCAAGTCGACTTCACGATCGTCGCCTCGGGCCCCAACGCCGCCAACCCGCACCACGAGGCCGAGGACCGCGTCATCGAGCGCGGCGACATGGTCGTCCTGGACTTCGGCGGCCTCAAGGAGGGCTACGGTTCCGACACCTCCCGCACGGTCCACGTCGGCGAACCCGACGACGAGGAGCGCAAGGTGCACGACATCGTGCGCGCGGCCCAAGAGGCGGGCTTCCGCGCGGTTCGGCCCGGTGCCACCTGTCAGGACGTGGACCGCGCGGCCCGCGCGGTCATCACCGACGCCGGGTACGGCGAGTACTTCATCCACCGCACCGGGCACGGCATCGGCGTCACCACGCACGAACCGCCGTACATGATCGAGGGCGAAGAGCAGCCGCTCGTCCCCGGAATGTGCTTCTCCGTAGAGCCCGGCGTCTATCTGCCCGGCCGCTTCGGAGTGCGCATCGAGGACATCGTGACGGTCACCGAGGACGGCGGGCGCCGCCTCAACACCACCTCCCGCGAGATGGTGATCGTCGACTGA
- a CDS encoding LysE family translocator: protein MLSTLLAFLGACTLIAASPGPSTVLIIKQSLRSRRSGFLTVLGNETGVFVWGVVAAFGLTALLAASEVAYDVMRIVGAVVLVGFGVQTLWKARRSKGTTDGGGWEGAEKSGWASYRGGLLLNLANPKAAIFAMSFLPQFVPEGAPHLPTIVGLAALWAVYEVGYYGLYVWFVGRMKAVLSRTGVRRRLEQVSGGVLLLLGARLALES from the coding sequence ATGCTGAGCACCCTTCTCGCCTTCCTCGGCGCCTGCACGCTGATCGCGGCCTCGCCCGGCCCGAGCACCGTGCTGATCATCAAGCAGTCGCTGCGCAGCAGGCGGTCCGGCTTCCTGACCGTGCTCGGCAACGAGACCGGCGTCTTCGTCTGGGGCGTCGTCGCCGCGTTCGGCCTCACCGCGCTGCTCGCCGCCTCCGAGGTGGCATACGACGTCATGCGGATCGTCGGCGCCGTCGTCCTCGTCGGCTTCGGCGTCCAGACGCTGTGGAAGGCGCGCCGTTCCAAGGGAACCACCGATGGCGGCGGCTGGGAGGGTGCCGAGAAGAGCGGCTGGGCCTCCTACCGGGGCGGGCTGCTGCTCAATCTCGCCAACCCGAAGGCGGCCATCTTCGCGATGTCCTTCCTGCCGCAGTTCGTGCCCGAGGGCGCCCCGCATCTGCCCACCATAGTCGGCCTCGCCGCGCTGTGGGCGGTCTACGAGGTCGGCTACTACGGGCTGTACGTCTGGTTCGTGGGCCGCATGAAGGCCGTGCTGTCCCGGACCGGCGTGCGCCGGCGCCTGGAGCAGGTCTCGGGTGGCGTACTGCTGCTCCTGGGCGCCCGCCTCGCGCTGGAGAGCTGA